One genomic segment of Impatiens glandulifera chromosome 6, dImpGla2.1, whole genome shotgun sequence includes these proteins:
- the LOC124941434 gene encoding DNA-directed RNA polymerase I subunit 1-like isoform X1: MAQSDKDASEMVESVQFSFMTDEEVRKHSVVKITNPILLDSMDKPVPGGLYDPYMGPLDEQTPCKSCGQRYFHCPGHCGHIDLVTPVFNPLMFGMLYNILQMTCFYCLHFRESRNQVNKCTAQLELIAKGDIAGAKSLQSSSLDTEMLPEDSDMSHISSSTVHSSEETCYSDHGRQGWTSLQFTEAMSILYTFLKIKTPNCKNCEAINLKITRPSFGWIELIDLDVSHFSSNMVRGLSVNELYGESEENSSSEVLDGESSISKGAISQKQQRKGDNTVDEIINEKKFSGPLLPYKAREILKRLWENEAPFCSFICNIQHNKHHNDSANVSNYSMFFLESVLVPPTKFRPPAKGGDSVMEHPQTVLMEKVLQSNIGLANSYANSADRSRTIDRLRELQQSMNVLYDSKASTGKDAASGICQLLEKKEGIFRQKMMGKRVNYACRSVISPDPYLAVNEIGIPPYFALRLTYPERLTPWNATNLRNAIINGPEIHPGATHYVDKMSTVKLPVNKKARVAISRKLPSSRGVVSLFSKSSEGDSEGKTVYRHLRDGDIVLVNRQPTLHKPSIMAHVVRVLKGEKTLRMHYANCSSYNADFDGDEMNVHLPQDDISRSEAYNIVNANEQYIVPTRGDTVRGLIQDHIVSGVILAMKDSFLTREQFNHLLYSSGIFTASSGSLYSNQVKKISLLIEANLPPILPAILKPKPLWTGKQVISAVLNYLTRDYPPFTVEKEGKIPSSYFRDEPTKNVLDMKEEKGEHVLLIWKNQLVRGVIDKAQFGKYGLVHTVQELYGSNIAGSLLSAFSRLFTVFLQFHGFTCGLDDLMILPKADGERNKFLEDGEAGEMVHCKFLNVIQGTIGSSKLQLEIEKAIHNNGQAAVTLLDLRMKNELNDTVSTINKKLLTKGVLKTFPKNCISLMTISGAKGSTVNFQQISSCLGQQELEGKRVPKMVSGKTLPCFPPWDFTSRSGGFIGDRFLTGLRPQEYYFHCMAGREGLVDTAVKTSRSGYLQRCLVKNMESLKVCYDYTVRDADGSVIQFTYGGDGVDVHKTGFITEFKALTQNQEIISQKYRDHLDFNSYITGLPEILAKKANKYIEKLNEVEKTATNKKQLKRLLKLVRQKYISSLAHAGEPVGVIAAQSVGEPSTQMTLNTFHHAGRGEMNVTLGIPRLQEILMTGSNEIKTPIMTCPFLEGKLSSRVNEIVKEVRKITVADVIESIEVSVLPVFQKDQHTCVYKLMLKFSKDEEDLLEESKDILENMYVRELEDAIQHHMILLSRLSGIKNAKIEPSSSDFSAETDEDGSKTKSSKGVEDDDDDEVDDEEQADDLGLTEKTRPQATDEMDYDDDGSDHDINKTETSEMDEREKEVEDSNKEENEIMDDEEDSKMKKKNPDPTESIEKEKAQVKRPRSKKEPDRSIFVAAEGLVLEVHFSFTDEPHILLAQIAQKVAKKICLRNSGKIETCHSVKFSREGRDQVIWPPEVDDVAVSHETNDSDENNDPGPWGLKMAGIDFSALWEMQDDLDVNRIYSNNIYNMLTTYGVEAARETIIREVNNVFSSYGVEIDPRHISLISDFMTYTGSYRSMSRHGAISDSTSPFLKMTFETASKFIVEASSHSMIDTMETPSARICLGLPVKMGTGSFHLLQKMDY, encoded by the exons ATGGCTCAATCAGACAAG GATGCGTCGGAGATGGTGGAATCTGTCCAGTTCAGTTTTATGACAGATGAAGAGGTCAGAAAGCACAGTGTGGTCAAAATCACAAACCCTATATTGTTAGACAGTATGGACAAGCCTGTGCCTGGTGGTCTTTATGACCCATATATGGGCCCATTGGATGAGCAAACACC TTGTAAATCATGTGGCCAGCGGTACTTTCACTGTCCAGGTCATTGTGGCCACATCGATCTTGTTACACCAGTCTTTAACCCTTTGATGTTTGGCATGCTTTACAATATTCTGCAGATGACTTGCTTCTACTGCCTTCATTTCAGAGAAAGTAGGAATCAG GTTAACAAATGTACTGCTCAATTGGAACTTATTGCCAAAGGGGATATTGCTGGAGCCAAAAGTTTACAGTCATCCTCACTAGACACCGAAATGCTTCCTGAGGACAGTGATATGAGTCATATTTCATCTTCTACAGTTCATAGTAGTGAAGAAACTTGCTATTCAGATCATGGAAGACAAGGATGGACATCTCTTCAATTCACAGAAGCAATGTCTATTTTGTATACATTTTTGAAGATTAAAACGCCGAACTGCAAGAACTGTGAAGCTATAAATCTGAAAATCACTAGACCCAGTTTTGGATGGATTGAATTG ATTGATTTGGACGTCTCCCATTTTAGCTCTAATATGGTTAGAGGCCTCTCTGTGAATGAGTTATATGGTGAATCTGAGGAGAACTCCTCCTCGGAAGTCCTAGATGGTGAAAGTAGTATATCAAAAGGAGCTATCTCACAAAAACAACAAAGAAAAGGAGATAACACCGTTgatgaaattattaatgaaaagaaattTTCAGGGCCTCTTTTACCATATAAG GCGAGGGAGATTTTGAAGCGTTTGTGGGAAAACGAGGCTCCTTTTTGCTCTTTTATCTGCAATATTCAGCATAATAAACATCACAATGATTCTGCAAATGTTTCCAACTATTCTATGTTTTTTTTGGAGTCTGTTCTTGTACCCCCTACTAAGTTCCGCCCCCCGGCCAAGGGTGGTGATTCT gtGATGGAGCATCCTCAAACGGTCTTAATGGAAAAAGTGTTGCAGTCCAATATAGGGTTGGCAAATTCTTATGCCAACAGTGCTGACCGATCAAGGACTATTGACCGGTTGAGGGAACTTCAACAATCAATGAATGTGCTGTATGATAGCAAGGCGTCTACAG GTAAGGATGCTGCTTCTGGCATTTGCCAATTACTGGAGAAAAAAGAAGGCATCTTCCGTCAGAAAATGATGGGGAAACGAGTAAATTATGCATGTCGTTCTGTTATATCTCCCGATCCATATTTGGCTGTTAATGAAATTGGAATTCCTCCTTACTTTGCGTTAAGGTTGACATATCCAGAG AGACTGACTCCTTGGAATGCCACAAATCTAAGAAATGCCATCATTAATGGCCCTGAAATTCATCCCGGAGCTACTCATTATGTTGATAAGATGTCTACTGTGAAGCTTCCCGTAAATAAGAAAGCGCGTGTTGCTATTTCGAGGAAACTTCCTTCTTCAAGAGGTGTGGTGTCACTCTTTAGCAAGAGCTCGGAAGGTGATTCTGAGGGAAAGACGGTTTATCGCCATCTAAGGGATGGGGATATTGTGCTTGTCAATCGGCAg CCCACACTCCACAAGCCAAGTATAATGGCACATGTTGTTCGAGTGTTAAAGGGGGAGAAAACTCTGAGAATGCATTATGCCAATTGCAG TTCCTATAATGCTGATTTTGATGGTGATGAAATGAATGTCCATCTTCCTCAAGACGACATTTCACGCTCTGAAGCATATAACATTGTAAATGCTAATGAGCAATACATTGTTCCGACGAGGGGGGATACTGTTAGGGGGTTAATTCAG GATCACATCGTAAGTGGTGTCATCCTTGCGATGAAGGACTCATTTTTAACGCGCGAACAATTTAACCATCTCCTATATTCCTCTGGAATTTTCACTGCCTCTAGTGGTTCACTGTACAGTAATCAGGTGAAGAAGATATCCTTGCTAATTGAAGCAAACCTGCCACCAATTTTacctgcaattttgaaaccaaaGCCATTATGGACTGGGAAACAG GTCATTTCTGCTGTTCTAAATTATTTGACAAGAGATTACCCCCCATTTACCGTAGAAAAAGAGGGGAAGATCCCATCTTCTTATTTTCGTGACGAGCCTACTAAAAATGTATTGGACATGAAAGAAGAGAAGGGTGAACACGTTCTCTTAATCTGGAAAAACCAACTTGTGCGTGGAGTAATTGACAAGGCTCAGTTCGGGAAGTATGGATTGGTTCACACGGTGCAGGAACTCTACGGGTCAAATATTGCAGGCTCGTTGTTGTCAGCATTTAGCCGCTTGTTTACAGTCTTTTTGCAG TTCCACGGGTTTACATGTGGCCTTGACGACCTAATGATATTGCCTAAAGCTGACGGGGAGCGCAACAAGTTTCTAGAAGATGGTGAAGCTGGTGAAATGGTTCACTGTAAATTCCTGAATGTCATACAGGGTACAATTG GTTCCTCAAAACTGCAATTGGAAATTGAGAAAGCAATACACAACAATGGTCAAGCAGCAGTTACTTTACTGGACTTGAGGATGAAGAATGAACTGAATGACACTGTTTCCACCATCAATAAGAAATTGCTTACGAAAGGAGTACTGAAAACCTTTCCTAAGAATTGCATTTCTCTTATGACCATTAGTGGGGCTAAAGGCAGTACG GTCAATTTCCAACAAATTTCTTCTTGCCTGGGTCAGCAAGAGCTTGAAGGGAAAAGGGTACCTAAAATGGTTTCTGGAAAAACGTTGCCTTGCTTCCCCCCATGGGATTTTACATCTAGATCCGGAGGATTTATTGGCGATCGATTTCTCACTGGTCTGCGTCCTCAAGAGTACTATTTCCACTGCATGGCTGGTCGTGAAGG GTTGGTTGACACAGCAGTAAAAACTTCTCGTAGTGGATACTTGCAAAGGTGCCTGGTTAAAAATATGGAGAGCCTGAAAGTTTGCTATGATTATACTGTTCGAGATGCAGACGGTTCTGTTATACAATTCACCTATGGTGGGGATGGTGTCGATGTTCACAAGACAGGTTTTATTACTGAGTTCAAGGCATTGACACAG AACCAGGAAATTATTAGCCAGAAATATCGAGATCATCTTGATTTTAATTCTTACATCACGGGGTTGCCAGAAATTCTAGCAAAGAAAGCAAACAAGTACATAGAGAAGTTGAATGAAGTGGAAAAAACGGCTACTAACAAAAAACAGTTGAAACGCTTGTTGAAGCTTGTGAGGCAGAAATATATCTCGAGCCTTGCACACGCTGGGGAACCAGTCGGGGTAATTGCTGCTCAGTCAGTCGGTGAACCGTCAACTCAGATGAC ATTAAACACTTTCCATCACGCCGGTCGAGGTGAGATGAACGTTACTCTAGGTATTCCCCGCTTACAGGAGATCTTGATGACTGGTTCTAATGAAATCAAGACTCCAATCATGACATGCCCGTTTCTTGAAGGGAAACTGAG TTCCCGAGTTAATGAAATTGTGAAAGAGGTTAGGAAGATAACTGTCGCGGACGTGATTGAGAGCATTGAAGTAAGTGTTTTGCCAGTTTTCCAGAAGGACCAGCATACTTGTGTTTACAAACTCATGCTGAAATTCTCCAAAGATGAAGAGGATTTGTTGGAAGAATCTAAGGATATTCTAGAAAACATGTATGTAAGGGAGCTGGAAGATGCTATACAACATCATATGATTCTTCTCTCCAGACTCAGTGGAATAAAAAATGCGAAGATTGAACCAAGCTCCTCCGATTTCTCAGCCGAGACAGATGAAGATGGTTCCAAGACCAAATCAAGTAAGGGGGTAGaagatgatgacgacgatgaagttgatgatgaagaacagGCTGATGATCTGGGTCTTACAGAGAAAACAAGACCTCAGGCCACAGATGAGATGgattatgatgatgatgggTCTGACCATGATATCAATAAAACAGAGACATCGGAAATGGACGAAAGAGAAAAAGAAGTTGAGGATTCCAACAAGGAGGAGAATGAAATAATGGACGACGAAGAAGATTCcaagatgaaaaagaaaaacccTGACCCAACAGAAAGCATCGAAAAGGAAAAAGCGCAAGTTAAAAGACCTAGGTCTAAAAAGGAACCGGATAGATCAATCTTTGTCGCTGCTGAGGGATTAGTCTTGGAAGTTCACTTCAGCTTTACTGACGAACCGCACATTTTGTTAGCTcag ATTGCTCAAAAGGTTGCTAAGAAAATTTGTCTAAGAAATTCTGGAAAAATTGAGACATGCCATTCTGTTAAATTCTCACGCGAAGGAAGAGACCAGGTGATCTGGCCCCCCGAAGTTGATGACGTGGCTGTTTCCCATGAAACAAACGATTCCGACGAAAACAACGATCCGGGTCCATGGGGTCTTAAGATGGCAGGGATCGATTTCTCAGCCCTATGGGAAATGCAAGACGATCTAGACGTAAACAGGATTTATTCTAATAACATCTACAACATGCTTACGACCTACGGAGTAGAAGCTGCAAGAGAAACAATCATAAGAGAAGTCAACAATGTCTTCAGCAGCTACGGTGTGGAGATCGATCCTCGCCACATCAGCTTGATCTCAGACTTTATGACCTATACTGGCAGTTACAGGTCTATGAGCAGACATGGTGCCATATCAGATTCAACATCGCCTTTCTTAAAGATGACTTTTGAGACCGCTTCTAAGTTCATAGTGGAGGCGTCCTCTCACTCTATGATTGACACCATGGAAACGCCTTCTGCCAGAATATGCCTCGGTTTGCCTGTCAAAATGGGTACAGGCAGTTTCCATCTTTTGCAGAAAATGGATTATTAG
- the LOC124941434 gene encoding DNA-directed RNA polymerase I subunit 1-like isoform X2 — protein MAQSDKDASEMVESVQFSFMTDEEVRKHSVVKITNPILLDSMDKPVPGGLYDPYMGPLDEQTPCKSCGQRYFHCPGHCGHIDLVTPVFNPLMFGMLYNILQMTCFYCLHFRESRNQVNKCTAQLELIAKGDIAGAKSLQSSSLDTEMLPEDSDMSHISSSTVHSSEETCYSDHGRQGWTSLQFTEAMSILYTFLKIKTPNCKNCEAINLKITRPSFGWIELIDLDVSHFSSNMVRGLSVNELYGESEENSSSEVLDGESSISKGAISQKQQRKGDNTVDEIINEKKFSGPLLPYKAREILKRLWENEAPFCSFICNIQHNKHHNDSANVSNYSMFFLESVLVPPTKFRPPAKGGDSVMEHPQTVLMEKVLQSNIGLANSYANSADRSRTIDRLRELQQSMNVLYDSKASTGKDAASGICQLLEKKEGIFRQKMMGKRVNYACRSVISPDPYLAVNEIGIPPYFALRLTYPERLTPWNATNLRNAIINGPEIHPGATHYVDKMSTVKLPVNKKARVAISRKLPSSRGVVSLFSKSSEGDSEGKTVYRHLRDGDIVLVNRQPTLHKPSIMAHVVRVLKGEKTLRMHYANCSSYNADFDGDEMNVHLPQDDISRSEAYNIVNANEQYIVPTRGDTVRGLIQDHIVSGVILAMKDSFLTREQFNHLLYSSGIFTASSGSLYSNQVKKISLLIEANLPPILPAILKPKPLWTGKQVISAVLNYLTRDYPPFTVEKEGKIPSSYFRDEPTKNVLDMKEEKGEHVLLIWKNQLVRGVIDKAQFGKYGLVHTVQELYGSNIAGSLLSAFSRLFTVFLQFHGFTCGLDDLMILPKADGERNKFLEDGEAGEMVHCKFLNVIQGTIGSSKLQLEIEKAIHNNGQAAVTLLDLRMKNELNDTVSTINKKLLTKGVLKTFPKNCISLMTISGAKGSTVNFQQISSCLGQQELEGKRVPKMVSGKTLPCFPPWDFTSRSGGFIGDRFLTGLRPQEYYFHCMAGREGLVDTAVKTSRSGYLQRCLVKNMESLKVCYDYTVRDADGSVIQFTYGGDGVDVHKTGFITEFKALTQNQEIISQKYRDHLDFNSYITGLPEILAKKANKYIEKLNEVEKTATNKKQLKRLLKLVRQKYISSLAHAGEPVGVIAAQSVGEPSTQMTLNTFHHAGRGEMNVTLGIPRLQEILMTGSNEIKTPIMTCPFLEGKLSSRVNEIVKEVRKITVADVIESIEVSVLPVFQKDQHTCVYKLMLKFSKDEEDLLEESKDILENMYVRELEDAIQHHMILLSRLSGIKNAKIEPSSSDFSAETDEDGSKTKSSKGVEDDDDDEVDDEEQADDLGLTEKTRPQATDEMDYDDDGSDHDINKTETSEMDEREKEVEDDEEDSKMKKKNPDPTESIEKEKAQVKRPRSKKEPDRSIFVAAEGLVLEVHFSFTDEPHILLAQIAQKVAKKICLRNSGKIETCHSVKFSREGRDQVIWPPEVDDVAVSHETNDSDENNDPGPWGLKMAGIDFSALWEMQDDLDVNRIYSNNIYNMLTTYGVEAARETIIREVNNVFSSYGVEIDPRHISLISDFMTYTGSYRSMSRHGAISDSTSPFLKMTFETASKFIVEASSHSMIDTMETPSARICLGLPVKMGTGSFHLLQKMDY, from the exons ATGGCTCAATCAGACAAG GATGCGTCGGAGATGGTGGAATCTGTCCAGTTCAGTTTTATGACAGATGAAGAGGTCAGAAAGCACAGTGTGGTCAAAATCACAAACCCTATATTGTTAGACAGTATGGACAAGCCTGTGCCTGGTGGTCTTTATGACCCATATATGGGCCCATTGGATGAGCAAACACC TTGTAAATCATGTGGCCAGCGGTACTTTCACTGTCCAGGTCATTGTGGCCACATCGATCTTGTTACACCAGTCTTTAACCCTTTGATGTTTGGCATGCTTTACAATATTCTGCAGATGACTTGCTTCTACTGCCTTCATTTCAGAGAAAGTAGGAATCAG GTTAACAAATGTACTGCTCAATTGGAACTTATTGCCAAAGGGGATATTGCTGGAGCCAAAAGTTTACAGTCATCCTCACTAGACACCGAAATGCTTCCTGAGGACAGTGATATGAGTCATATTTCATCTTCTACAGTTCATAGTAGTGAAGAAACTTGCTATTCAGATCATGGAAGACAAGGATGGACATCTCTTCAATTCACAGAAGCAATGTCTATTTTGTATACATTTTTGAAGATTAAAACGCCGAACTGCAAGAACTGTGAAGCTATAAATCTGAAAATCACTAGACCCAGTTTTGGATGGATTGAATTG ATTGATTTGGACGTCTCCCATTTTAGCTCTAATATGGTTAGAGGCCTCTCTGTGAATGAGTTATATGGTGAATCTGAGGAGAACTCCTCCTCGGAAGTCCTAGATGGTGAAAGTAGTATATCAAAAGGAGCTATCTCACAAAAACAACAAAGAAAAGGAGATAACACCGTTgatgaaattattaatgaaaagaaattTTCAGGGCCTCTTTTACCATATAAG GCGAGGGAGATTTTGAAGCGTTTGTGGGAAAACGAGGCTCCTTTTTGCTCTTTTATCTGCAATATTCAGCATAATAAACATCACAATGATTCTGCAAATGTTTCCAACTATTCTATGTTTTTTTTGGAGTCTGTTCTTGTACCCCCTACTAAGTTCCGCCCCCCGGCCAAGGGTGGTGATTCT gtGATGGAGCATCCTCAAACGGTCTTAATGGAAAAAGTGTTGCAGTCCAATATAGGGTTGGCAAATTCTTATGCCAACAGTGCTGACCGATCAAGGACTATTGACCGGTTGAGGGAACTTCAACAATCAATGAATGTGCTGTATGATAGCAAGGCGTCTACAG GTAAGGATGCTGCTTCTGGCATTTGCCAATTACTGGAGAAAAAAGAAGGCATCTTCCGTCAGAAAATGATGGGGAAACGAGTAAATTATGCATGTCGTTCTGTTATATCTCCCGATCCATATTTGGCTGTTAATGAAATTGGAATTCCTCCTTACTTTGCGTTAAGGTTGACATATCCAGAG AGACTGACTCCTTGGAATGCCACAAATCTAAGAAATGCCATCATTAATGGCCCTGAAATTCATCCCGGAGCTACTCATTATGTTGATAAGATGTCTACTGTGAAGCTTCCCGTAAATAAGAAAGCGCGTGTTGCTATTTCGAGGAAACTTCCTTCTTCAAGAGGTGTGGTGTCACTCTTTAGCAAGAGCTCGGAAGGTGATTCTGAGGGAAAGACGGTTTATCGCCATCTAAGGGATGGGGATATTGTGCTTGTCAATCGGCAg CCCACACTCCACAAGCCAAGTATAATGGCACATGTTGTTCGAGTGTTAAAGGGGGAGAAAACTCTGAGAATGCATTATGCCAATTGCAG TTCCTATAATGCTGATTTTGATGGTGATGAAATGAATGTCCATCTTCCTCAAGACGACATTTCACGCTCTGAAGCATATAACATTGTAAATGCTAATGAGCAATACATTGTTCCGACGAGGGGGGATACTGTTAGGGGGTTAATTCAG GATCACATCGTAAGTGGTGTCATCCTTGCGATGAAGGACTCATTTTTAACGCGCGAACAATTTAACCATCTCCTATATTCCTCTGGAATTTTCACTGCCTCTAGTGGTTCACTGTACAGTAATCAGGTGAAGAAGATATCCTTGCTAATTGAAGCAAACCTGCCACCAATTTTacctgcaattttgaaaccaaaGCCATTATGGACTGGGAAACAG GTCATTTCTGCTGTTCTAAATTATTTGACAAGAGATTACCCCCCATTTACCGTAGAAAAAGAGGGGAAGATCCCATCTTCTTATTTTCGTGACGAGCCTACTAAAAATGTATTGGACATGAAAGAAGAGAAGGGTGAACACGTTCTCTTAATCTGGAAAAACCAACTTGTGCGTGGAGTAATTGACAAGGCTCAGTTCGGGAAGTATGGATTGGTTCACACGGTGCAGGAACTCTACGGGTCAAATATTGCAGGCTCGTTGTTGTCAGCATTTAGCCGCTTGTTTACAGTCTTTTTGCAG TTCCACGGGTTTACATGTGGCCTTGACGACCTAATGATATTGCCTAAAGCTGACGGGGAGCGCAACAAGTTTCTAGAAGATGGTGAAGCTGGTGAAATGGTTCACTGTAAATTCCTGAATGTCATACAGGGTACAATTG GTTCCTCAAAACTGCAATTGGAAATTGAGAAAGCAATACACAACAATGGTCAAGCAGCAGTTACTTTACTGGACTTGAGGATGAAGAATGAACTGAATGACACTGTTTCCACCATCAATAAGAAATTGCTTACGAAAGGAGTACTGAAAACCTTTCCTAAGAATTGCATTTCTCTTATGACCATTAGTGGGGCTAAAGGCAGTACG GTCAATTTCCAACAAATTTCTTCTTGCCTGGGTCAGCAAGAGCTTGAAGGGAAAAGGGTACCTAAAATGGTTTCTGGAAAAACGTTGCCTTGCTTCCCCCCATGGGATTTTACATCTAGATCCGGAGGATTTATTGGCGATCGATTTCTCACTGGTCTGCGTCCTCAAGAGTACTATTTCCACTGCATGGCTGGTCGTGAAGG GTTGGTTGACACAGCAGTAAAAACTTCTCGTAGTGGATACTTGCAAAGGTGCCTGGTTAAAAATATGGAGAGCCTGAAAGTTTGCTATGATTATACTGTTCGAGATGCAGACGGTTCTGTTATACAATTCACCTATGGTGGGGATGGTGTCGATGTTCACAAGACAGGTTTTATTACTGAGTTCAAGGCATTGACACAG AACCAGGAAATTATTAGCCAGAAATATCGAGATCATCTTGATTTTAATTCTTACATCACGGGGTTGCCAGAAATTCTAGCAAAGAAAGCAAACAAGTACATAGAGAAGTTGAATGAAGTGGAAAAAACGGCTACTAACAAAAAACAGTTGAAACGCTTGTTGAAGCTTGTGAGGCAGAAATATATCTCGAGCCTTGCACACGCTGGGGAACCAGTCGGGGTAATTGCTGCTCAGTCAGTCGGTGAACCGTCAACTCAGATGAC ATTAAACACTTTCCATCACGCCGGTCGAGGTGAGATGAACGTTACTCTAGGTATTCCCCGCTTACAGGAGATCTTGATGACTGGTTCTAATGAAATCAAGACTCCAATCATGACATGCCCGTTTCTTGAAGGGAAACTGAG TTCCCGAGTTAATGAAATTGTGAAAGAGGTTAGGAAGATAACTGTCGCGGACGTGATTGAGAGCATTGAAGTAAGTGTTTTGCCAGTTTTCCAGAAGGACCAGCATACTTGTGTTTACAAACTCATGCTGAAATTCTCCAAAGATGAAGAGGATTTGTTGGAAGAATCTAAGGATATTCTAGAAAACATGTATGTAAGGGAGCTGGAAGATGCTATACAACATCATATGATTCTTCTCTCCAGACTCAGTGGAATAAAAAATGCGAAGATTGAACCAAGCTCCTCCGATTTCTCAGCCGAGACAGATGAAGATGGTTCCAAGACCAAATCAAGTAAGGGGGTAGaagatgatgacgacgatgaagttgatgatgaagaacagGCTGATGATCTGGGTCTTACAGAGAAAACAAGACCTCAGGCCACAGATGAGATGgattatgatgatgatgggTCTGACCATGATATCAATAAAACAGAGACATCGGAAATGGACGAAAGAGAAAAAGAAGTTGA GGACGACGAAGAAGATTCcaagatgaaaaagaaaaacccTGACCCAACAGAAAGCATCGAAAAGGAAAAAGCGCAAGTTAAAAGACCTAGGTCTAAAAAGGAACCGGATAGATCAATCTTTGTCGCTGCTGAGGGATTAGTCTTGGAAGTTCACTTCAGCTTTACTGACGAACCGCACATTTTGTTAGCTcag ATTGCTCAAAAGGTTGCTAAGAAAATTTGTCTAAGAAATTCTGGAAAAATTGAGACATGCCATTCTGTTAAATTCTCACGCGAAGGAAGAGACCAGGTGATCTGGCCCCCCGAAGTTGATGACGTGGCTGTTTCCCATGAAACAAACGATTCCGACGAAAACAACGATCCGGGTCCATGGGGTCTTAAGATGGCAGGGATCGATTTCTCAGCCCTATGGGAAATGCAAGACGATCTAGACGTAAACAGGATTTATTCTAATAACATCTACAACATGCTTACGACCTACGGAGTAGAAGCTGCAAGAGAAACAATCATAAGAGAAGTCAACAATGTCTTCAGCAGCTACGGTGTGGAGATCGATCCTCGCCACATCAGCTTGATCTCAGACTTTATGACCTATACTGGCAGTTACAGGTCTATGAGCAGACATGGTGCCATATCAGATTCAACATCGCCTTTCTTAAAGATGACTTTTGAGACCGCTTCTAAGTTCATAGTGGAGGCGTCCTCTCACTCTATGATTGACACCATGGAAACGCCTTCTGCCAGAATATGCCTCGGTTTGCCTGTCAAAATGGGTACAGGCAGTTTCCATCTTTTGCAGAAAATGGATTATTAG